The genomic DNA ACTCCCTGCTGGCCGGTGCGCTGGCCGAGGGACGGCTGACCGTCGAGGAGCACAAGCGGTTCGCCGAGACCGTGGGCGCCTGGCGGATCCTCGCCGAGCACGCCGCGGCCGAGCTGCCGCACGAGGACCAGGTCGCCTACAACTCGCTCATGCAGGGCGGCGCGTTCACCCGGCTGACCAACCTCGAGACGCTGCTCGCGGACTTCGGGGGCGACCTCGAGGGGATCCCGTTCGGCGCGGAGCAGTGGAAGGCGGCCACGGAACGCGCCTCGGCCGAGCTCAACGCCTTCGTCTTCGACGCCGGCGACCGCGTCGTGGAACGCGTCGAGCCCGTCGCCGTGGGCGTCGTCGTCCGGCTGGTGCTCATGGGCGGCCTCGGTCTGCTGGCCGTCATCGCCTCGATCGTCCTGTCGATCACCACGACCCGCCGGCTGCTCGCCCAGTTGCAGAAGCTGCGCGACGCCGCGCACGAGCTGTCCGACGAGCGGCTGCCGGGCGTCGTGGAGCGGATCGGCCGCGGCGAGACCGTGGACGTCGCCGTCGAGGCGCCGGCCCTGCAGTTCGGCGACGACGAGATCGGGCAGGTCGGCCAGGCGTTCAACACGGTCCAGGAGACCGCCATCCGCGTCGCCGTCGAGCAGGCCGCGCTGCGCCGCAGCATCCGCGACATCCTGCTCAGCCTGGCCCGGCGCACCCAGGGGCTGGTGCACCGCCAGCTCACCGTGCTCGACGTGATGGAGCGGCGCGAGACCGACCCCGAGGAGCTGAAGGAGCTCTTCCGCCTCGACCACCTGGCCATCCGGATGCGGCGCAACGCCGAGAACCTCATCGTGCTGTCCGGCTCCTCCCCCGCCCGCACCTGGCGCCGCTCGGTGCCGATGGTGGACGTGGTCCGCGGCGCGCTGGCGGAGGTCGAGGACTACACCCGGGTCGACCTGATGCCGATGGGCGACGTGGTGCTGGTCGGCCGGGCCGTCGGCGACGTCATCCACCTGCTGGCCGAGGTGATCGAGAACGCGGTGTCGTTCTCCCCTCCCTACACGACCGTGCAGGTGAGCGGGCAGCTCGTGGCCAACGGCTACGTCATCGAGGTCGAGGACCGCGGCCTCGGCATGAAGCCCGAGGACCTGGCCGCCGCCAACGAGCGCATCGCCGACCCGCCGGAGTTCCGCATCACCGGCACCGCGCGGCTCGGCCTGTACGTGGTGAGCCGGCTGGCCGAGCGGCACGGCATCCACGTGGTGCTCAAGCAGTCGCCGTACGGGGGCACCACGGTCGTCGTCCTGCTGCCGCAGGAGCTGGTGGAGATCGACGACAGCCGTCCGGACCCCGACGACCGGCCACCGGCGCGCCTGCCGCAGCGGCAGAGCAGTGCCACGAACGCCGGCCCGAGCACCGGGCTGAGCGCGGTGGCCACGGCGGCCCGGCCGGCCGCCGCGGAGAACGTCCGCTCGCTCAGGGTCGCCTCGGCCCGCCGCGCGCTGGCCCTGCGGTCGGAGGAGCTCGACGGCCCGCGCGAGCCCGCCGACGCCCACGACCGCACCGCGCCCCACCTGCCCGCCGAACTCCGCCAGCCCACGGAGGCCCGTGAGCCCGCCGAGGCCCGTGAGCCCGGCGAACGGGGTGGGTCCGAG from Nonomuraea muscovyensis includes the following:
- a CDS encoding sensor histidine kinase; its protein translation is MRPRNSRLRTKITALLLSLTALWAFAAWVTLRDGVNLLWVQQVDGHVISPSETVLVELQRERRTTMVRLGDSSPRSRKLMQDQRKRSDQVKAAFEESTRAWIVDWAVDDEGDERLAQVFKRLDGLRAVRTSIDAGQMTRLQASKAYADVIDSIYSMYGAMATVDDKTVAQDVRTLLQLSRAQEVLSREDSLLAGALAEGRLTVEEHKRFAETVGAWRILAEHAAAELPHEDQVAYNSLMQGGAFTRLTNLETLLADFGGDLEGIPFGAEQWKAATERASAELNAFVFDAGDRVVERVEPVAVGVVVRLVLMGGLGLLAVIASIVLSITTTRRLLAQLQKLRDAAHELSDERLPGVVERIGRGETVDVAVEAPALQFGDDEIGQVGQAFNTVQETAIRVAVEQAALRRSIRDILLSLARRTQGLVHRQLTVLDVMERRETDPEELKELFRLDHLAIRMRRNAENLIVLSGSSPARTWRRSVPMVDVVRGALAEVEDYTRVDLMPMGDVVLVGRAVGDVIHLLAEVIENAVSFSPPYTTVQVSGQLVANGYVIEVEDRGLGMKPEDLAAANERIADPPEFRITGTARLGLYVVSRLAERHGIHVVLKQSPYGGTTVVVLLPQELVEIDDSRPDPDDRPPARLPQRQSSATNAGPSTGLSAVATAARPAAAENVRSLRVASARRALALRSEELDGPREPADAHDRTAPHLPAELRQPTEAREPAEAREPGERGGSEAAPEERATPERRQAPTEFTPSGLPFRVPQANLNPALRAEPPDVSTVDEEDDDERSPEEIRAMMGSLQSGTRLGRSEAAKLMDDQRPGGDG